The Rathayibacter caricis DSM 15933 genomic sequence GGCAGTGCCGCACTCATCACTCGAGTCTGCCAGCGGGCGGCTCGGCGATCGACAGCAGAACCCCGTGTTCCCTCGCCGCTCGCCTTAATCCTTCGTATACTAACCTTTATGGCACGAAGGAAGAACGACGGCTCCTCGAAGCGCACGCCGAACCCGATGAACCCCTTCGACGGCAAGCCGGGCCTCTACAACCGGATCAACCGCGCGATCTACTCCTTCACCGGCCCCGCCCACGTCGGCATCGGCCGCCCGGAGGAGCCGTACGTCGCCCCCGCGGACCCCGTCTGCCCGCTCTGCGGCCGCCTGATGGCGCAGCACTCGATCGACCGCTCCGGCGAGCGCACGCAGCTGCACTGCCCGCGCGACTGAGCGCCGGTTCCCTCCTCCTTCTCCAGAAGTTGCGGTGAGCGCGCGCCGTTACCGCAACTTCTGCGGAAGCAGCACGGACGACGTCCGGCCCGCGCCTCAGCCACCCACGCGCGTGTTCTTGGTTCCTCAGTAGTTGCGGTGAGCGCGCGCCGATACCGCAACTTCTGCGGAAGCAGCGCCCCGCTCACCCCTCGCGCAGCCGCCGCCGGTTCACCTTCCCCGCGTCGCTGCGCAGCGGCTCCCGCTGCAGCCGCAGGGCACGCGGCGTCCGCGCCCGCCCGAGCCGCTCCCGCGCGAACGCGAGGAGCTCCTCCGCCCCCACGTCGGCCCGGTCGATGTCGACCACCGCCTCGATCGCCTGCCCCAGGTCCTCGTCGGGCACGCCGAACGCGACGGCCCCGCGCACGGCCGGATGCTCCTCCAGCACCCGCTCGATCTCGGCCGGGTGGATGCTCACCCCGCCGCGCAGCACGAGGTCGTCGACGCGGTCGAGCACGGTCAGCCGGCCGTCGGCGTCGAGCGACCCGAGGTCGCCGAGCGTGTCCCAGCCGTCCCCGGTCCGCCGCGACTCCCCGCCGAGGTAGCGGTACGCCGGCTCCGCGCCGCGCCGCATCCAGATCGTGCCCGGCCGCCCGACCGGCACCGGAGCCCCGTCCGCGTCGAGGATCCGCACCTCGGTCCCTCCGATCGGCCGACCGACGCTGCCCGGCCGCTCGAGCCACTCGTCGCCGCGGATCATCGTGAGCCCGTTCGACTCGCTCCCGGCGTACACCTCGACCACCGTCCGCGCCCCGACCCACTCGATCAGCCCGCGCTTGTCGGCGGGCGGGCACGGCGAGCCCAGGTGCAGCACCGTCTCGAGCGAGGACACGTCGACGTCGCGGTGCCCCGGCCAGCGCAGCAGCCGATGGATGGTCGTGGGCACCAGCAGCGCCCAGGTCACCCGGTGCTCCTGGATCGCCGCGAGCACCCGCCCCTCGTCGAACCGGGGCAGGATCACGAGCCGCTGGCCCGTCAGCAGCCCGCGGAACGCGTAGGTGAACGTCGCCGAGTGGGTGAGCGGCCCCGCGACCAGCTGCACCCCCTCCCGCGGCAGGAACGCGGCGACCGGCTGCGTCGGATCCATGACGGCGGGCGCGGCGGCGAGCACGATCTTCGGTCGGCCGGTGCTGCCGGAGGAGGCGGGCGCCTTCCACGACGACGCGGCGGCGTCCGGCAGCG encodes the following:
- a CDS encoding AMP-binding protein; the protein is MRRSFSRCVTALAEADPERIVVIADDRTLTAGELEAESTRLARAYLALGVAHDSLVAVSLPNTAEFVVVCAAIWKAGATPLPLSRDLSPRERAEIADLARPALTVGFALDGVPSVPAGHEPDPALPDAPLPDAAASSWKAPASSGSTGRPKIVLAAAPAVMDPTQPVAAFLPREGVQLVAGPLTHSATFTYAFRGLLTGQRLVILPRFDEGRVLAAIQEHRVTWALLVPTTIHRLLRWPGHRDVDVSSLETVLHLGSPCPPADKRGLIEWVGARTVVEVYAGSESNGLTMIRGDEWLERPGSVGRPIGGTEVRILDADGAPVPVGRPGTIWMRRGAEPAYRYLGGESRRTGDGWDTLGDLGSLDADGRLTVLDRVDDLVLRGGVSIHPAEIERVLEEHPAVRGAVAFGVPDEDLGQAIEAVVDIDRADVGAEELLAFARERLGRARTPRALRLQREPLRSDAGKVNRRRLREG